From a region of the Constantimarinum furrinae genome:
- a CDS encoding sigma-54-dependent transcriptional regulator, whose protein sequence is MQLKKENILIVDDDISILELIQRHLQSWNYHTYKAVSVKEAVQILRDTPIDLLITDLKMPEIDGFELIKFVSEHYPKLPKLVVTGYPSVQDSLHAIKSGVIDYLTKPFTKAELQSAVENSMKSNTDKNQFTAKPSEEKNKPYGDIIGSSEKIHEIIQIIERVKDNKATIFISGESGTGKELVARAIHYQGKFSRAPFIAVNCGGIPENLLESELFGYTKGAFTGAEKNRDGFFQAANGGTIFLDEIGNASKAVQSRLLRVLQEKEVVKVGAQKAEKIDIRIIAATNSDLKEMIKNELFREDLYYRLTVVEIEVAPLRDRKEDIPLLTEKFLFKYGVEYKDRLIKLSPEATAVLQRYDWPGNIRELENVIQRAVIMCDRIIEIEHLPDSLKYSITFPEDGLLPLKEVEKRYIQKVLHSTNDNKTKAAEILGIDRKTIRQKLSE, encoded by the coding sequence ATGCAACTAAAAAAGGAAAACATATTAATCGTTGATGACGATATTAGCATATTAGAGTTGATACAACGCCATTTACAATCTTGGAATTATCATACTTATAAGGCTGTATCGGTAAAGGAGGCAGTTCAAATATTGCGGGATACCCCTATCGATCTGTTAATTACCGATTTGAAAATGCCCGAAATTGATGGTTTTGAACTAATAAAATTTGTGTCTGAACATTATCCGAAATTACCTAAACTAGTAGTGACAGGTTATCCTTCCGTGCAAGATTCCTTACATGCCATAAAGTCGGGAGTGATAGATTATTTGACCAAACCATTTACCAAAGCTGAGTTGCAAAGTGCCGTAGAAAATTCAATGAAATCTAATACAGATAAAAATCAGTTTACAGCGAAGCCTTCAGAAGAAAAAAACAAACCCTACGGTGATATTATTGGTAGTTCAGAAAAAATTCATGAAATCATACAAATCATAGAGCGCGTAAAGGATAATAAAGCTACCATCTTCATAAGCGGTGAAAGTGGAACCGGAAAGGAACTTGTAGCAAGAGCAATACATTATCAGGGTAAATTTTCGAGAGCACCCTTTATTGCTGTAAACTGCGGGGGTATTCCTGAAAATCTTTTAGAATCTGAACTTTTCGGTTATACCAAAGGTGCATTTACCGGTGCCGAGAAAAACAGAGATGGCTTTTTTCAAGCCGCAAACGGTGGTACTATTTTTCTAGATGAAATTGGGAATGCTTCTAAGGCCGTACAGTCTCGATTACTTCGGGTACTACAGGAAAAAGAGGTGGTAAAAGTAGGGGCTCAAAAAGCCGAGAAAATTGATATTCGTATCATCGCTGCCACAAACAGCGATCTGAAAGAAATGATTAAGAACGAATTATTTAGAGAGGATTTATATTACCGACTTACGGTAGTTGAAATTGAAGTGGCTCCTTTGCGAGATCGAAAAGAAGATATTCCCCTGCTCACCGAAAAATTTCTCTTTAAGTACGGTGTAGAATATAAGGATCGCTTAATAAAGTTGAGCCCTGAAGCCACAGCAGTGTTACAACGTTACGATTGGCCCGGCAACATTCGCGAACTGGAAAACGTCATTCAACGCGCTGTGATCATGTGTGATAGAATCATTGAAATTGAACATCTCCCCGATTCGTTGAAATACTCCATTACTTTTCCGGAAGACGGTTTACTTCCATTAAAAGAGGTCGAGAAGCGATATATTCAAAAAGTACTTCATTCTACAAATGATAACAAGACCAAAGCCGCCGAGATTTTGGGTATTGATCGTAAGACTATTCGTCAAAAACTATCCGAATAA
- a CDS encoding RNA polymerase sigma factor, with the protein METAKRHELTQHKITEVEVIQRVLRGEKELYEILVRRNNQKLYRVVRSYLKDNADIEDVMQNTYLSAFSKLYQFKMESSFSTWLIRIGINQALARLKDKGKLIQINDQLDSLRSGAILEIQDRRQLNPQDKMIQQESRLLLENAIDSLPVKYKAVYILKEVEEMSLKEVAVSLELSLANVKIRLHRAKEMLKDKLYEITNDKNVFEFGFSKCDRLTEKVMKMII; encoded by the coding sequence CATAAAATAACTGAAGTGGAAGTTATTCAACGTGTGCTAAGAGGAGAAAAGGAACTTTATGAAATTTTAGTTCGCAGAAATAATCAAAAACTGTATCGCGTAGTTCGGAGTTATTTAAAAGACAATGCAGATATTGAGGATGTAATGCAGAATACCTATTTAAGCGCATTTTCAAAATTATATCAATTTAAAATGGAGTCCTCATTTTCTACCTGGCTTATTCGAATAGGAATCAATCAGGCATTGGCCCGGCTTAAAGACAAAGGGAAACTCATTCAAATAAACGATCAATTAGACAGTCTAAGATCCGGTGCTATTCTTGAAATTCAGGATCGAAGACAGTTAAATCCACAAGACAAAATGATACAACAAGAATCAAGGCTATTGTTGGAAAATGCAATAGACAGTCTACCTGTTAAATACAAAGCTGTTTATATTCTCAAAGAAGTAGAAGAAATGAGTCTCAAAGAAGTTGCGGTTTCCTTAGAGTTAAGCCTTGCCAATGTAAAAATACGGCTTCATCGTGCCAAAGAAATGCTAAAGGATAAGCTTTATGAAATCACTAATGATAAAAATGTCTTTGAGTTTGGCTTTAGTAAGTGTGACCGATTAACGGAGAAGGTCATGAAAATGATAATTTAA